In Laspinema palackyanum D2c, the genomic window TTGGGCTACATTCTCAAACCTTTTCGGGAAACTGAACTCTGGGTGACTATCGAAATTTCTCTATCCCGACATCAGGCCGAATTGGAGATTAAAAAAGCCGTTTCTACTGCCGAAACAAAGCGTTATAAGGCCGAAGAAGTGAGCCAAATCAAATCTCAGTATTTATCAATGGCGGCCCATGAATTTCGCAATCCCTTGACGACGATTCAATCCTCAGCGGAATTGATTCAGGAGTATGTGGATAATTGGCCACCGGAAAAAACCCAAAAACATCTTGAACAAATTGTGATGGCAACGGAAAGCCTCAATCAGTTACTGGAAGATATTTTAAAATTTGGCAAGGCGGATTTTCAAAAAATCTGCTTAAACCCGGCCCCTTTAAATGTGGCGTCATTTTGCGAGGGGATTGTGGAAACCTTTCAATTGAGTGCCGGACAGGAATATCGCCTAATTTTTAGGCAACAAGGAGAAGCCCGGACCGCCTACCTGGACCAAAAATTACTGTGGCATCTGTTCAATAATTTGATTGCGAATGCGATTAAGTATTCTCCCACAGGAGGGGAAATTTTGATTACCCTATCTTTTCAGCCCGATGAGGTGGTGTTCCAAATCTCCGATCGCGGAATTGGCATTGACCCCGAAGAAATCAATACCCTCTTTGTGCCATTTTCTCGCGCTTCTAATGTGGGGACTATCCCGGGAACTGGGTTGGGATTGGCGATCGCCAAACGGTCCGTAGATTTACATCACGGTCAAATTACCGTGGAAAGCCAACTGGGTCAGGGGACGACGTTTACCGTTACCCTTCCCCTCAACCCAGTCCTCTAACTGTTACCCTTTGACCCGTTCTTGCAGACCCTGTTCTAATCGATCCAATAATGTATCCACATCCGCAGATATCATTTCAAAACATTGGGGAGGGGGTGGCTCAGTGACAAATTCTATCACCTTCAACTGTCCTTGATTAATCCCCACAAGGAGAACCTCCGTCTCAGGATTAAACCCCTCGACAATTCCCACGACTTCTTGTAAGAAACTCCCCACGGTTTCATTGAGTTTAAGGACCGCCTCTTTAGGGCAGTAAACAAAATGCGGGGTGGGTTTCAAGTCGATTCCCATCACACTACCATTATGTTGATTTTCCAGCCATAGGCCCCAGGAAAGGGCGGCTAATTCTTGTTGGTGAGCTTTGGCAAAATCCGCTAACTCATGACGCCATCGGTCCTCTTCTTTCTCTGGCTGAAGGTTGCCCGGTAAAAAACCAGTCATTTCTATTTCTCTTGCGTTCCGATTAGATGATTGGATTACTTTAAACCCATTTGTACGCGCCATAACCCTGCATAAATCCCTCCTCGTTCCAGGAGTTCCTCATGAGTGCCGCGTTCTACCAATTCTCCCCGATCCATGACATAAATGCAATCGGCATTTCGGATCGTAGAGAGACGATGGGCGATCGCAATCGTCGTCCGGTTTTGAGTAATCCGTTCCAAAGAACGTCCGATCGCCGCTTCCGTTTCATTATCCACCGCTGAAGTCGCTTCATCTAAAATCAAAATCGGCGGATTTTTCAACAGGGCCCGGGCGATCGCCAACCGTTGTCGCTGTCCCCCAGAAAGCTTCTGCCCCCTCTCCCCCACAATGGTGTCATACCCTTGAGGCAGTTCCATAATAAAATCATGGGCTTCTGCTAATTTTGCCGCCTCAATTGCATCGTCATAGCTGGCATCAAAACTGCCATAAATGATATTTTCAGCCACAGTCCCATGAAATAAAAACACATCCTGACTGACTAACCCGATCGCCCGTCGCAAATCCGGCAACTGAATATCCCGCAACTCTATCCCATCTAATGTAATACTTCCGGACTGGATTTCATACAGTCGCAGCAACAGCTTCACCACCGTACTTTTCCCCGAACCTGTCGCCCCAACTAAGGCGATGGTTTTTCCGGCAGGAATCTCTAGGGATAACTGATTAATCACCGGATTGCGCTCAAAATAAGCAAAGCTAACATCCCGCCATTGAATTTCACCCCGTACTGTGTGAATCGGTAACGGTTTATTCC contains:
- a CDS encoding hybrid sensor histidine kinase/response regulator translates to MSPKILVVEDEAIIAEDIALRLEKMGYEVVDIVASGEEAIAAAGIHQPDLVLMDIMLQGMMDGIMAADQIRETLEIPVVYLTAYADENTLKRAKVTQPLGYILKPFRETELWVTIEISLSRHQAELEIKKAVSTAETKRYKAEEVSQIKSQYLSMAAHEFRNPLTTIQSSAELIQEYVDNWPPEKTQKHLEQIVMATESLNQLLEDILKFGKADFQKICLNPAPLNVASFCEGIVETFQLSAGQEYRLIFRQQGEARTAYLDQKLLWHLFNNLIANAIKYSPTGGEILITLSFQPDEVVFQISDRGIGIDPEEINTLFVPFSRASNVGTIPGTGLGLAIAKRSVDLHHGQITVESQLGQGTTFTVTLPLNPVL
- the ccmS gene encoding beta-carboxysome assembly chaperone CcmS; amino-acid sequence: MTGFLPGNLQPEKEEDRWRHELADFAKAHQQELAALSWGLWLENQHNGSVMGIDLKPTPHFVYCPKEAVLKLNETVGSFLQEVVGIVEGFNPETEVLLVGINQGQLKVIEFVTEPPPPQCFEMISADVDTLLDRLEQGLQERVKG